A genomic stretch from Caloenas nicobarica isolate bCalNic1 chromosome 3, bCalNic1.hap1, whole genome shotgun sequence includes:
- the LRATD1 gene encoding protein LRATD1, whose amino-acid sequence MGNQLDRITHLNYSELPTGDPSGIEKDELRVGVAYFFSDEEEDLDERGQPDKYSVKGSGSPGQETPTHHLHHQLVLNETQFSAFRGQECIFSKVSSGPQAGDLSVYSVSALPALCKPGDLLELLYLGPSEHPPPHWAVYVGSGQIIHLHQGQIRQDSLYEAAAGNVGRVVNSWYRFRPLVAELVVQNACGHLGLKSDEICWTNSESFAAWCRFGKREFKAGGELQAAAGTQHQQQYYLKIHLAENKVHTVRFHSLEDLIREKRRIDASGKLRVIKDLAIVDEKE is encoded by the coding sequence ATGGGAAATCAACTGGATCGCATCACCCACCTGAATTACAGCGAGCTGCCGACCGGGGACCCCTCGGGGATCGAGAAAGACGAACTGCGCGTCGGGGTGGCTTACTTCTTTTCGGATGAGGAGGAGGACCTGGACGAGCGAGGCCAGCCAGACAAGTACAGCGTGAAGGGCTCCGGCAGCCCTGGCCAGGAGACGCCCACCCACCACCTCCACCACCAGCTGGTGCTGAACGAGACCCAGTTCTCTGCTTTCCGTGGCCAGGAATGCATCTTCTCCAAGGTCAGCAGCGGCCCCCAGGCTGGGGACCTCAGCGTCTACTCGGTgtcagccctgcctgccctctgCAAGCCGGGggacctgctggagctgctctacCTGGGGCCGTCGGAGCACCCGCCGCCGCACTGGGCAGTGTACGTGGGCAGCGGGCAGATCATCCACCTGCACCAGGGGCAGATCCGCCAGGACAGCTTGTACGAGGCGGCCGCGGGCAACGTGGGCCGGGTAGTGAATAGCTGGTACCGCTTTCGCCCGCTGGTGGCTGAGCTGGTGGTGCAAAACGCCTGCGGGCACCTGGGCTTAAAAAGCGACGAGATCTGCTGGACTAACTCCGAGAGCTTCGCCGCCTGGTGCCGCTTTGGGAAAAGGGAGTTCAAAGCCGGAGgggagctgcaggctgctgccggcacccagcaccagcagcaatACTATCTCAAGATCCACTTGGCCGAGAACAAGGTGCACACGGTGAGGTTCCACAGCTTGGAGGATCTAATACGTGAGAAGCGCAGGATCGATGCCAGTGGCAAACTGAGGGTGATCAAAGACCTGGCTATAGTGGATGAGAAAGAATAG